Proteins found in one Manduca sexta isolate Smith_Timp_Sample1 chromosome 8, JHU_Msex_v1.0, whole genome shotgun sequence genomic segment:
- the LOC115450892 gene encoding synaptic vesicle glycoprotein 2B, protein MVETDPGPKKPHNCDVKRDLQLNGPGSKTAELGVVPSLKKSGKPDPEKGSNSEKADFERAIELTGYGRFHYLLLAVCGLVSTSEEMDVISMSFILPSAQCDLDLTTQTKGWLNSIIFIGMMVGAYAWGSVADSVGRKKVLIAISIVNALAIVASSFSQNYELFMLFRFINGAALGGSGPVIWSYFAEFQPKKKRGAMLSFMAAFWTLGNLFVAGLAWVIIPSEIGGTTGGFVYNSWRIFLLVMSLPSFVVAALLFLLPESPKFLISTGRQEDALEVFRGIYMMNTGRSKEEYPVKQLLVDEPNHTKPEKNIETKENKSKLKRMLSDIIEHSKQLFVPPILKFTTISITINFTFHIGYYGLMMWFPEMFNRFDEWSRTHDNAEADICQVTAYVTQQGTHSAEAQCDSHIHSDVFMESLITVAAAIPSNIFAVLGMDRLGRKFFLVFATFSAGLCSAAMYFVYNKTNNLIVSAIFSSVISCGNASLDCLITEVFPTNLRATGVAVSMVAARLGGIIGNVVIAALLDTYCPAPTFIVAVLLAGGGLMCLFLPNTTRQALQ, encoded by the exons ATGGTAGAAACTGACCCCGGGCCCAAGAAACCTcaca ATTGTGATGTAAAAAGGGACCTCCAATTGAACGGCCCAGGTTCCAAAACCGCCGAGCTTG GCGTCGTACCTTCACTGAAGAAATCGGGCAAACCCGATCCAGAGAAAGGTTCCAACTCGGAAAAAGCTGACTTCGAAAGGGCTATCGAATTAACCG GATATGGACGCTTCCACTACCTACTGCTGGCAGTATGCGGCCTCGTCAGTACCTCCGAGGAGATGGACGTCATCTCTATGTCGTTCATCTTGCCCTCGGCGCAGTGCGACCTAGACCTTACAACTCAGACCAAA GGATGGCTGAACAGTATAATCTTCATCGGCATGATGGTGGGAGCCTACGCGTGGGGCTCTGTGGCGGACTCCGTAGGGCGGAAGAAGGTCCTTATAGCCATATCCATCGTGAACGCACTCGCCATCGTCGCCTCGTCCTTTAGCCAGAACTATGAACTCTTCATGCTGTTTCGCTTCATCAATGGTGCTGC GTTAGGAGGATCTGGTCCCGTGATCTGGTCATACTTCGCGGAGTTCCAGCCGAAGAAGAAGCGCGGTGCTATGTTGAGTTTCATGGCTGCTTTCTGGACCCTAGGAAATCTATTCGTCGCCGGACTAGCGTGGGTGATCATTCCCAGTG aaatcGGCGGAACAACTGGTGGCTTCGTCTATAACTCTTGGCGCATCTTCCTTCTTGTTATGTCATTACCATCATTCGTGGTAGCCGCATTGCTGTTTTTACTACCAGAATCGCCcaaatttttaatatcaacGGGTCGCCAAGAAGATGCACTTGAGGTGTTCCGTGGCATCTACATGATGAATACCGGTCGCAGTAAAGAGGAATATCCAGTGAAACAACTGCTGGTTGACGAACCCAATCACACAAAACCAGAAAAGAATATTGAAACAAAAGagaataaatcaaaattgaaaCGGATGTTGAGTGATATAATAGAACACAGCAAGCAGTTGTTCGTTCCGCCTATACTTAAATTTACAACGATCTCTATCACAATCAACTTTACATTCCATATCGG GTACTATGGCCTGATGATGTGGTTCCCGGAGATGTTCAACCGTTTCGACGAGTGGTCGCGGACCCACGACAACGCTGAGGCGGACATCTGCCAGGTCACGGCGTATGTCACGCAGCAGGGCACGCACTCGGCTGAAGCGCAATGCGATTCGCACATACACTCGGACGTGTTTATGGAGTCGCTCATTACCGTCGCCGCTGCCATACCATCTAACATCTTCGCCGTGCTCGGCATGGACAGGCTGGGAAGGAAGTTCTTCCTTG tgTTCGCGACATTCTCGGCCGGTCTGTGCTCGGCCGCGATGTACTTCGTGTACAACAAGACCAACAACCTGATTGTCAGCGCCATATTCAGCTCCGTTATATCCTGCGGTAACGCCTCCTTGGATTGCCTCATCACTGAAGTCTTCCCTACTAATTTAcg agCTACCGGCGTGGCAGTGTCGATGGTGGCGGCGCGTCTCGGCGGCATCATCGGTAACGTGGTGATCGCGGCGCTGCTCGACACGTACTGCCCCGCGCCCACCTTCATCGTGGCCGTGCTGCTCGCCGGCGGCGGTCTCATGTGTCTCTTCCTGCCCAACACAACGCGGCAGGCCCTACAATAA